A genomic region of Oncorhynchus mykiss isolate Arlee chromosome 2, USDA_OmykA_1.1, whole genome shotgun sequence contains the following coding sequences:
- the LOC100136242 gene encoding outer dense fiber protein 3-B isoform X1 gives MRFSRFNTFFSLSSIDLVTIILSILHNGENSNHFCTEYDRDMEFGPSRLNQIRLIMSGTDVWVGSWRPHKPRGPIAALYSSPGPKYALPGATGLNYHDPRKLKAPAFSFGTRHRQFSSDCSPGPGYLVPSNITRIGRDGTPAYSLYSRPNDPQLFQTPGPGRYSPERSGKSAYYSAPAYSLSARSKGFRNDQTPGPAAYMLPSVLGPATVNKTSAPNFSLRGRSKIGSFHEDLQKTPGPGTYRVVDPCTYKHKPPHYSMTGRNSMPGDTTRKPGPGAHHPEQVTFTRIKPPSFSFGIRHSEFIAPLIVDLAE, from the exons ATGCGTTTTTCcagatttaacacttttttttctctgTCTTCTATTGATTTAGTAACCATAATTCTGTCCATCCTGCACAATGGTGAGAACTCCAATCATTTTTGTACGGAATATGATCGAGACATGGAATTTGGGCCATCCAGGCTGAATCAAATCAG ACTAATCAtgtcaggcactgatgtttggGTTGGCTCCTGGAGGCCCCACAAGCCCAGAGGCCCCATTGCTGCACTCTACAGCAGCCCTGGACCCAAGTATGCCCTGCCTGGAGCGACAG GTCTGAACTACCATGACCCCAGGAAGCTGAAAGCACCGGCATTCAGTTTTGGGACACGCCATCGCCAATTCAGCTCAGACTGCTCCCCCGGGCCAGGGTACTTGGTTCCCTCCAACATCACCAGGATTGGGCGTGACGGGACCCCTGCATACTCCCTCTACAGCCGCCCCAATGACCCCCAGCTGTTCCAAACCCCCGGACCTG GACGCTACTCCCCTGAGAGGTCAGGGAAGTCTGCATATTACTCTGCCCCTGCCTATTCGCTGTCTGCCAGGAGCAAAGGCTTCCGCAACGACCAGACCCCAG GCCCTGCTGCTTACATGCTGCCCTCTGTGTTGGGGCCTGCTACCGTCAACAAAACCTCCGCCCCTAACTTCTCCCTTCGAGGACGCAGCAAGATCGGCAGCTTCCACGAGGACCTGCAGAAG ACTCCTGGCCCAGGGACATACAGAGTGGTGGACCCCTGCACCTACAAACACAAACCCCCCCACTACAGCATGACAGGACGCAACAGCATGCCTGGAGACACCACCAGGAAACCAGGCCCTGGAGCTCACCACCCTGAACAG GTGACCTTCACCAGGATCAAACCTCCAAGCTTCTCTTTCGGAATTCGTCATTCTGAGTTCATCGCTCCGCTTATAGTGGACTTGGCGGAATAG
- the LOC100136242 gene encoding outer dense fiber protein 3-B isoform X2, which translates to MSGTDVWVGSWRPHKPRGPIAALYSSPGPKYALPGATGLNYHDPRKLKAPAFSFGTRHRQFSSDCSPGPGYLVPSNITRIGRDGTPAYSLYSRPNDPQLFQTPGPGRYSPERSGKSAYYSAPAYSLSARSKGFRNDQTPGPAAYMLPSVLGPATVNKTSAPNFSLRGRSKIGSFHEDLQKTPGPGTYRVVDPCTYKHKPPHYSMTGRNSMPGDTTRKPGPGAHHPEQVTFTRIKPPSFSFGIRHSEFIAPLIVDLAE; encoded by the exons AtgtcaggcactgatgtttggGTTGGCTCCTGGAGGCCCCACAAGCCCAGAGGCCCCATTGCTGCACTCTACAGCAGCCCTGGACCCAAGTATGCCCTGCCTGGAGCGACAG GTCTGAACTACCATGACCCCAGGAAGCTGAAAGCACCGGCATTCAGTTTTGGGACACGCCATCGCCAATTCAGCTCAGACTGCTCCCCCGGGCCAGGGTACTTGGTTCCCTCCAACATCACCAGGATTGGGCGTGACGGGACCCCTGCATACTCCCTCTACAGCCGCCCCAATGACCCCCAGCTGTTCCAAACCCCCGGACCTG GACGCTACTCCCCTGAGAGGTCAGGGAAGTCTGCATATTACTCTGCCCCTGCCTATTCGCTGTCTGCCAGGAGCAAAGGCTTCCGCAACGACCAGACCCCAG GCCCTGCTGCTTACATGCTGCCCTCTGTGTTGGGGCCTGCTACCGTCAACAAAACCTCCGCCCCTAACTTCTCCCTTCGAGGACGCAGCAAGATCGGCAGCTTCCACGAGGACCTGCAGAAG ACTCCTGGCCCAGGGACATACAGAGTGGTGGACCCCTGCACCTACAAACACAAACCCCCCCACTACAGCATGACAGGACGCAACAGCATGCCTGGAGACACCACCAGGAAACCAGGCCCTGGAGCTCACCACCCTGAACAG GTGACCTTCACCAGGATCAAACCTCCAAGCTTCTCTTTCGGAATTCGTCATTCTGAGTTCATCGCTCCGCTTATAGTGGACTTGGCGGAATAG
- the LOC100136242 gene encoding outer dense fiber protein 3-B (The RefSeq protein has 2 substitutions, 1 frameshift compared to this genomic sequence), with translation MSGTDVWVGSWRPHKPRGPIAALYSSPGPKYALPGATGLNYHDPRKLKAPAFSFGTRHRQFSSDCSPGPGYLVPSNITRIGRDGTPAYSLYSRPNDPQLFQTPGPGRYSPERSGKSAYYSAPAYSLSARSKGFRNDQTPGPAAYMLPSVWGPATVNKTSAPNFSLRGRSKIGSFHEDLQKTPGPGTYRVVDPCTYKHKPPHYSMTGRNSMPGDTTRKTGPGAHHPEQVTFTRIKPPSFSLRNSSF, from the exons AtgtcaggcactgatgtttggGTTGGCTCCTGGAGGCCCCACAAGCCCAGAGGCCCCATTGCTGCACTCTACAGCAGCCCTGGACCCAAGTATGCCCTGCCTGGAGCGACAG GTCTGAACTACCATGACCCCAGGAAGCTGAAAGCACCGGCATTCAGTTTTGGGACACGCCATCGCCAATTCAGCTCAGACTGCTCCCCCGGGCCAGGGTACTTGGTTCCCTCCAACATCACCAGGATTGGGCGTGACGGGACCCCTGCATACTCCCTCTACAGCCGCCCCAATGACCCCCAGCTGTTCCAAACCCCCGGACCTG GACGCTACTCCCCTGAGAGGTCAGGGAAGTCTGCATATTACTCTGCCCCTGCCTATTCGCTGTCTGCCAGGAGCAAAGGCTTCCGCAACGACCAGACCCCAG GCCCTGCTGCTTACATGCTGCCCTCTGTGTTGGGGCCTGCTACCGTCAACAAAACCTCCGCCCCTAACTTCTCCCTTCGAGGACGCAGCAAGATCGGCAGCTTCCACGAGGACCTGCAGAAG ACTCCTGGCCCAGGGACATACAGAGTGGTGGACCCCTGCACCTACAAACACAAACCCCCCCACTACAGCATGACAGGACGCAACAGCATGCCTGGAGACACCACCAGGAAACCAGGCCCTGGAGCTCACCACCCTGAACAG GTGACCTTCACCAGGATCAAACCTCCAAGCTTCT TTCGGAATTCGTCATTCTGA